Below is a genomic region from Leptospira venezuelensis.
GATCTAGATAATTTTTCCAAGGTCCAAGGATAAGAAAGTTTTCTATGCAATGCCTCTAACGCTCTTAGAACCTTTTCATCTTTAAAGGCGCTTCTCCATCCTGGAGAAGAAGAAGGATGAATCTCCAACCAGTGTCGGATTACGTAGTAAAGAAGAATGTCGGTTAACCTTTGTAATATTAGATCAGAGCCGATACCCGAATCCAATTCCTGAGAGATCAATACTTGAGTGGTGTTTAACGGATGATGAGCTAAAACATCGGATGACTTTACTAAAATAAAATCCGGAAGTTCTAAGAAGAATGGATGTTGAGCCGAATCCGGAACCTCGTAACGAACGGAAACGAATGTAGTCAGAGGTAGTTTCTCAGATTTTTTTTGTTTTTCGGACATATCCAAGAATTTGGAGATATGTACGACCTTATCATCGGGGGAATATACAAGTTCATGATCCAAACTTTTTGCAACGAATAGAATATCCCCTTTCTCCAAACGGATCAGCTCTCCCTTGATCCTTGCGTAACAAGAGCCTTGGGAAATAATATGGAATCCCCCGCTTCTTTCACATGGAAAACGAAATCCCCATGGTTTATATAGAGAAGTTCTTGCAAGCAGATCCGCCTTCCAGCCCGCATTAGTCAATATTTCTGAGAGAATGTCCATATCTTAAGAGTAGACTAAAATATCCAAAAGTCGATCTCTTTATACTATTGGATATGTTTTTTAGATCCTTAGACATAGCCTAATTTAGGAACATCTTGTATCATTCAAAGTTACAGGAGAACAAATCAAATGAAAATATTCGTTTATGGTGGAGCAGGACAGATCTCCAGTTCCGTAATTTCTAAACTATTGGAACTAGGGCATGAAGTGTATGCAGGCACCAGAAATCCAGATGCAGGCAAAAAACTTTCAGGACTACATTGGGTATTTGCAGATGCAACCCAACCAACAAAAGGAACTGAAATTTTGGAGAAAGTGGAGAGAGCCTTCTTCATTTCTCCCCCAGGATACACCGACCAATATTCGGTATTAAGCCCTTGGTTTGAAAAAGCAAAAGTTTCTTCCTTGAAAAAGGTAGTCTTGATGAGCGCGATGGGTGTAGACTTCGCCCCTCCTGAGGCCCCATTCAGAAAATTAGAGATCAGTTTAGAAAACTCTGGAGTTCCTTATACGATCTTAAGACCAAATTGGTTTATGCAGAATTTTCAAACTTATTGGCTTTCCGGGATTTTGAAAGATAAGAAGATATTCTTCCCCGCAGGAAATGCAAAAACTAGC
It encodes:
- a CDS encoding AraC family transcriptional regulator, which produces MDILSEILTNAGWKADLLARTSLYKPWGFRFPCERSGGFHIISQGSCYARIKGELIRLEKGDILFVAKSLDHELVYSPDDKVVHISKFLDMSEKQKKSEKLPLTTFVSVRYEVPDSAQHPFFLELPDFILVKSSDVLAHHPLNTTQVLISQELDSGIGSDLILQRLTDILLYYVIRHWLEIHPSSSPGWRSAFKDEKVLRALEALHRKLSYPWTLEKLSRSVGVSRASIANRFRDVLGCTPMDYLAKLRMDKGKTLMAEENFTLEEIARTVGYSSAFAFSKAYKRIHGLSPRNSEQERLGA
- a CDS encoding NmrA family NAD(P)-binding protein, with the translated sequence MKIFVYGGAGQISSSVISKLLELGHEVYAGTRNPDAGKKLSGLHWVFADATQPTKGTEILEKVERAFFISPPGYTDQYSVLSPWFEKAKVSSLKKVVLMSAMGVDFAPPEAPFRKLEISLENSGVPYTILRPNWFMQNFQTYWLSGILKDKKIFFPAGNAKTSFIHTDDISSSVVSALLNDQFNGKGITLTGKEALTHEEVAEKISKHTGLKVSYSDISPETFKTNLLQAGVPEDYASFMVFIAGALKEGHSSPILNTVREITGKDPISFDEYAEQNKKVWLN